Proteins co-encoded in one Zygotorulaspora mrakii chromosome 5, complete sequence genomic window:
- the RPN14 gene encoding Rpn14p (similar to Saccharomyces cerevisiae RPN14 (YGL004C); ancestral locus Anc_4.119), producing MVGETVSVCHIQHDFEATGVGSQFFINVDKSLDEIQEFKIKKLPDDQGWDAGKENSFQKIGHHLYRAVLNHKQYNFCTMNQDYTSNFNASDKEADWAGIDIIASPEKRYALGDTSGNIMIYDGSLKLQKEMLGAHLGEITSLKFFPSGEVLLSSSTDTKIKLWSLVDWSNPRTFQGHKGSITQLCMIDRGRNFLSSSTDGSVCLWECGSGQKVFSFSRKENPNDGINAIDLLSQCVDTDYTPSSPLEFHTKGKHVVAGHSSGVVTLHDLYSKEQQLQLPSKFMCSCNTLKVDTKDNNYIYAGYQNGMLSQWDLRQPTCAVDSISINEGTPINSIFLDSSSMYISSGVDTSLSLNIDEPERRMQYQMPMFLVSNDYQVSQFAADPEDADIIAVGNWGFRAKFKTLS from the coding sequence ATGGTTGGTGAAACTGTATCCGTGTGTCACATTCAACATGATTTCGAGGCTACCGGAGTGGgctctcaattttttatcaacgTTGATAAGTCCCTAGATGAAATACAGGAATTTAAAATCAAGAAACTGCCGGATGATCAGGGTTGGGATGCTggaaaagagaattcatttcaaaaaattggacACCATCTTTATAGAGCAGTGCTTAATCATAAGCAATATAACTTTTGTACGATGAATCAAGATTACACATCAAATTTTAATGCTAGTGACAAGGAAGCTGATTGGGCCGGAATCGACATTATAGCCTCTCCCGAGAAAAGATATGCATTAGGAGACACCTCAGGCAACATCATGATCTATGATGGATCATTAAAGCTGCAAAAGGAAATGCTAGGGGCGCATCTAGGTGAGATTACTTCGTTGAAGTTCTTTCCCAGTGGGGAAGTACTACTATCGAGCTCTACAGATACCAAAATCAAACTTTGGTCCTTGGTAGATTGGTCAAACCCCAGAACATTTCAAGGTCATAAGGGCTCAATAACGCAACTTTGCATGATTGACCGGGGCCGTAATTTCTTGTCCTCATCAACAGATGGATCCGTTTGTCTATGGGAATGTGGATCGGGACAGAAAgtcttctctttttccagGAAAGAGAATCCTAATGATGGAATAAATGCAATTGATCTCCTTTCGCAGTGTGTCGATACAGATTACACGCCCTCTAGCCCATTAGAATTTCACACAAAGGGCAAACATGTAGTTGCAGGACATTCATCCGGCGTTGTGACCCTTCATGATCTGTACAGTAAGGAGCAACAACTCCAGCTACCTAGTAAGTTTATGTGCAGTTGCAACACGTTGAAAGTCGATACAAAAGATAATAACTATATATATGCTGGTTATCAGAACGGTATGCTTTCGCAATGGGATTTGAGGCAACCCACATGTGCAGTTGACAGCATCTCCATCAATGAGGGAACCCCGATTAATAGCATTTTTCTCGATTCAAGTTCGATGTATATTTCCTCCGGTGTTGACACTAGTCTATCGTTGAATATTGACGAACCAGAAAGACGCATGCAGTACCAAATGCCAATGTTTCTAGTTTCCAATGACTACCAAGTTTCGCAGTTCGCTGCTGATCCAGAGGACGCCGATATCATTGCGGTGGGAAATTGGGGATTCCGAGCCAAGTTCAAAACACTTTCGTGA
- the COG7 gene encoding Golgi transport complex subunit COG7 (similar to Saccharomyces cerevisiae COG7 (YGL005C); ancestral locus Anc_4.118) gives MAGGDSVLMSDGGEDKILNIFFDESFVPQAFVDILLFNAARQDINQVQSVTSSMLGRLDYYTKHLTKELESTIRKLESLSETLPGTWDESAQEGSSNEEYNSSSLKVIGGSSKLEYYLDTLGSAVRGMESDITKIDGKLDRINQEGDDSQNPIYNLENLRKIKERLLIVHQNFSTLKVILDISSGSQDAREAASKQLHLSLSDFKLSLKTLEETIALSLNKPYDEDGSFSEKNQDLLRKIELFKELKPLFRGLDKFYPVYSDFSDNIERSSQAYLSSKSVEDELNN, from the coding sequence atggcCGGAGGTGATTCGGTTCTCATGTCTGATGGAGGTGAAGACAAAATACtgaacatttttttcgaCGAATCCTTTGTCCCACAAGCATTTGTCGATATTTTACTCTTTAACGCGGCACGCCAGGATATAAATCAAGTACAATCTGTCACATCATCTATGCTCGGCAGGTTAGATTACTATACCAAGCATCTTACCAAGGAATTGGAATCGACAATAAGAAAATTAGAAAGTCTATCAGAAACACTTCCTGGTACGTGGGACGAAAGTGCACAAGAGGGCTCTAGTAATGAAGAATACAATTCCAGCTCTTTAAAAGTGATTGGTGGGTCTTCTAAACTTGAGTATTATCTTGACACATTAGGCAGTGCAGTCAGAGGAATGGAATCTGATATAACGAAGATTGACGGTAAGCTCGATCGAATCAATCAGGAAGGTGACGACAGCCAAAATCCAATATACAATCTAGAAAATTTAAGAAAGATTAAGGAGAGACTGCTGATAGTTCATCAAAACTTTAGTACCTTGAAAGTTATACTAGATATATCATCAGGGAGTCAGGATGCTCGCGAAGCTGCAAGTAAACAACTGCATTTATCTTTATCTGATTTTAAactttcattgaaaacattGGAAGAAACCATTGCTCTGTCGTTAAACAAACCTTATGATGAGGATGGAAGTTTTTCAGAAAAGAATCAGGATTTActaagaaaaattgaactttttaAAGAATTGAAACCCTTATTTAGGGGTTTGGATAAGTTCTATCCAGTATATTCAGATTTTTCGGATAATATAGAGAGGTCTTCACAAGCCTATTTGAGCTCAAAGAGTGTGGAGGATGAACTCAACAACTAA